The Helianthus annuus cultivar XRQ/B chromosome 16, HanXRQr2.0-SUNRISE, whole genome shotgun sequence genome includes a window with the following:
- the LOC110920072 gene encoding protein ALP1-like — MASNPWWSDSSSDEEEMFFANAVVKAAQILLEEEEEEDSSENVITRRIQVNRDREGAHEKLVNDYFSDAPLYNADTFKRRFRMSRRLFTRIADDLAGLDPFFTQRPDARNYEGFTTLQKFTAAIRQLAYGTVADALDEYLQMSARTARECLYRFCHNVVKLYSKKYLRKPNAYDVQQLYQAHEARHGFPGMLGSIDCMHWAWHNCPTGWRGQYTRGDHGYPTLILEAVASQDLWIWHSFFGLPGSLNVLNVLYQSTIFSDVVNGIGPDTRFTVSGVEYRRGYYLADGIYPSWSTIVKTISYPEEEKRKKFAKRQEGARKDIESCFGVLKKKWAVLEQPARAFTQKRLRLIMYACILLHNMIIEDEGRAICEYDENASYGNTVPVDPTQQDLNSFALTNDFTHINLQQDLVEHIWNNVNVTDGAEEEDEDE, encoded by the coding sequence ATGGCATCTAATCCTTGGTGGTCCGACTCTTCTTCGGATGAAGAGGAGATGTTTTTCGCAAACGCTGTGGTAAAGGCGGCGCAGATTCTTttggaagaggaagaggaagaggactCGTCTGAAAACGTTATTACCAGACGAATACAGGTTAACAGAGACCGCGAAGGAGCGCACGAGAAATTGGTTAACGATTATTTTTCTGATGCACCCCTTTACAACGCCGACACTTTCAAACGAAGGTTCCGAATGAGTCGCCGTTTATTCACACGGATTGCTGATGATTTGGCGGGGCTAGACCCGTTTTTCACTCAACGACCCGATGCTCGTAATTATGAAGGGTTCACCACGTTACAAAAGTTTACtgcggccattcgccaactggcGTACGGGACAGTGGCCGACGCGTTGGACGAGTACTTACAGATGTCGGCAAGAACCGCGCGGGAATGTTTGTATCGGTTTTGCCATAATGTGGTGAAACTGTATAGCAAAAAATATTTGCGGAAACCAAACGCGTATGATGTTCAACAGTTGTACCAAGCTCATGAAGCAAGGCACGGGTTTCCGGGAATGCTTGGTAGCATTGATTGTATGCATTGGGCGTGGCATAACTGCCCGACTGGGTGGCGAGGCCAATACACGCGAGGTGATCACGGCTATCCAACCTTAATACTTGAGGCCGTGGCGTCACAAGATTTGTGGATCTGGCATTCTTTCTTTGGGCTCCCTGGTTCACTCAACGTCCTCAACGTGCTGTACCAATCGACGATCTTTAGCGATGTCGTTAATGGAATCGGACCGGACACTCGTTTTACAGTATCAGGGGTTGAGTATAGACGCGGGTATTATCTTGCTGACGGAATATATCCGTCTTGGTCTACAATTGTCAAGACTATTTCATATCCTGAGgaagaaaaaaggaaaaaattcgCCAAGCGTCAAGAAGGTGCAAGAAAAGACATCGAAAGTTgttttggtgttttaaaaaaaaaatgggcCGTCCTTGAACAACCGGCACGTGCGTTCACACAGAAGCGGTTGCGCCTGATTATGTACGCTTGCATTTTGCTCCATAACATGATTATTGAAGACGAAGGTCGGGCGATTTGTGAGTATGATGAGAATGCATCTTACGGGAATACTGTCCCGGTAGATCCGACGCaacaggatttaaactcgttcGCGCTAACCAACGACTTCACGCATATAAACCTTCAACAGGATTTGGTAGAACATATTTGGAACAACGTTAACGTAACGGACGGTGCCGAAGAGGAAGACGAAGACGagtag